The window GACCTTATACAAGATGTCTGCAGACTAACTTATGGCTGTAGTGTGAGATTGTGGTAGCTAGCAACAGTACTCCAAATGTGTCTATTTTCAAGTCGTCCAATCAAAAAATTAGGACAGTGACACTGGGCAACTCAAATGTCCAATCATTGTCAGCCATTAAGTCATCATTAAGTCATCAGGCTATAGCTGTGTGATACACCCCCCCAGAATACTGTCTAACAGGGCTTTATTCCTTTACGAAAAACAACCATCTACAgtcttgtattttttttttttttttacaaaagttAAACCACCATCACATTGTTCTGCATTCCATCTCAGTGTCTGTTCAGATTCAAAGACAGTTTTGTTCTCTCTGTCAGAGCAACAAGAAACCCAATAACCATTTAATCCACTAGTAAAAGTCATCATGTGCTCGGATAATGTTTCAATAGCACGAAAAACTTTGAAATTGTTCCTTTTTTGCTCTATACATGGCcctttttctttctccctcctcaaCAATATGGTTGAATATTCTCTTTCCCAAGACTCACAATAACATGAATCAAATCAATGGGCTTCATTCAAAATTCCCTCTAATAATTCAATTTTCTCAAAGGTTTCTTTCTATCATTGCCCTTTTCTGTGTTTCCTGGCAACAGGTAACAATGGCATCCACTCTTCTCTCACATCTTTCATTCTTGTTGGGACGTAGTATCCCCGtcatatccttctctctctctctctctcatcagctTGCCCTTGCCTCTCTTGTTTCTTCTTCTATTCATCTATCTTTCCATCATGCCCCAATTgaccttctcttcttctttctttcctttctgTGTGAACACGTTCAGCTTGAACATTCTCAACAcgaccttcatctctccttcactGTTGGCTTGACTCTCTCACACGGTCACCTCGTTCTTACTAGCCGTCCTCAATGTCTGGCCCCCTCCTCCGCCACCGGGGATATATTGGAGCTGTTCGATGGTGTTCTGCCTCTTGGTGGCGAATGCCATCCTCCGCACGTTGTGGCCCCCGATGGTCCCCGCCCCGCTCCCTTGCCCTACCCCGGCCCCTGGTCCGTGCCCATGAGGGTCCCCCCAGCTTCCTACCGGGTGGCCCGCCACACTCATCTCCAGCTCGTGGCCCGATGTGGGGTGGGAGTTCATCTTGATCATGTGATGGCGGTCCAGCGAGGGTGTGACGCAGATGTTCTGCTGTGATTGGGCCTTGTGGCTGAGGCATCCCATTGTCGGGACCCCCATCCCCCCAAATTCCCCCATCCCGCTCATACCCACCATACCGCCTACCCCTGGCATGCCCATGCCCACCATCCTCTCCTCCAGACGGTCGGGCGAGACTAGGAGTCTCTCGTGGGACTTGCGAAGCGTCTGTGAGGTGGAGCTCTTGCTGGTGGTCATGGCCTTGTAGTACTGGTGCTGCTGGTTCTTGGAGAGTCTGGAGAGGGTGTTGCCCTCGCCAAGCGCtaggagctggtcctgggacatGACCCTCCGCGGGGCCTTGTCGAAGGCAGCCTGGTACCCCGACGACTGGGCTGGCAGAGGGTAGGGGTTGGGGGTGGATGTAGGCACGTGGATATGTGTccgggaggagtggagggggagggtaCCCCTGGCTCCGAGAGTGTAGTCACCGCCCCAGTGGAGGTGGTGTTGGGAGGAGTGGAACGACAGAGGGGCGTTGTTAGGTCGTCGCTTCGATGAGTAGTAGCCAGAGTAGTCCTCCAAATCTTTctctgttttttttgggggggggttgagttTTTAAAGAAAGATGATGACAGaaacaaaatgtagaaataaCAGTTAGTGAAATTCATTCATTATCGGGTGAAACAAAGTGTTCCAACATTTCTCGTCCTAAGAAGTCTTTCATCTTTAAAGACTTTCCCTGGACTGAGCTCCCTGAAAGCAAACTGAAATGTGGCCATTAGCCAACCGttggttcctctctctctctctgtgtattctacAATCCACCTATACATCCTCCCTATTACATAGTTTTCTGGGGCACCTACTCTGAATGAACAAGCCTTTATCAACTCCCATTCTATAGACTATAACAGCCTACATTAAAGGCACAACAAAAGGGAATACGTCTGACACACACCGTCGGCCGTCTGCATCTCGCCTGTCATTGCTTCTTCCACACACATATCTCTGGAGCtctctaacaaccccccccccagcagCGGCTGCCCCCCAGACCTAACTCCAGCCCCCCGCCCCTCCCCCACTGCTCCCCTCCTCACCGAGCCTCTTCAGGGAGCTGTAGCGGCTGATCTCAGGTTTCATGGCCGCCTCGTAGGAGGGGGGAAGCTGGGCCAGGTTGTGGAAGGAGTGCGAGAAAGGGGGTTGCGGGTGCAGGCCGGAGCTGCTGTGCTTGCCGGTGAGGAGGGTCCCCGTGGAGGCCAGCTGGGCGTTGTTCATGCGGGGCACGCGctctggaggaggaagaggaagacattTTCAAAGACCCGACACACACGGGAGCATTAATCAGGGCCCTAACACACAGGGATACATTTA of the Oncorhynchus kisutch isolate 150728-3 linkage group LG17, Okis_V2, whole genome shotgun sequence genome contains:
- the LOC109907566 gene encoding protein shisa-7 is translated as MRPRTYRMFSNSLIFSLVSGLVLSAVTVTTERRSSNGGPSGTTLFLLTGFGNKPMPPPPGGAKVAPKAAEMEDAHDGEPKEPETLPKPLPQIKLPQNMTAADALKPPLGAAQVAPPPRRLVDVDVCRAYYDVMGQLDSTFNCSKGTYIYCCGTCHYRYCCDHQRSRLDQESCNNYNSPGWLDTPQTNPPLSGNRGDPDSEQLQQQSNSTAYVIGGVISVTLVVAVGIKVAFHKMSRRPRNRDINMPRALVDILRSQASPVQQGERNDSSVLTNATVGDSLGRPPKSLYTPVLQSKDNRKRVPRMNNAQLASTGTLLTGKHSSSGLHPQPPFSHSFHNLAQLPPSYEAAMKPEISRYSSLKRLEKDLEDYSGYYSSKRRPNNAPLSFHSSQHHLHWGGDYTLGARGTLPLHSSRTHIHVPTSTPNPYPLPAQSSGYQAAFDKAPRRVMSQDQLLALGEGNTLSRLSKNQQHQYYKAMTTSKSSTSQTLRKSHERLLVSPDRLEERMVGMGMPGVGGMVGMSGMGEFGGMGVPTMGCLSHKAQSQQNICVTPSLDRHHMIKMNSHPTSGHELEMSVAGHPVGSWGDPHGHGPGAGVGQGSGAGTIGGHNVRRMAFATKRQNTIEQLQYIPGGGGGGQTLRTASKNEVTV